From the genome of Leptolyngbya iicbica LK, one region includes:
- a CDS encoding polysaccharide deacetylase family protein: MQPTINRPKPIAPPRSRPLRKGLRFLAIVGAIALSIFLFDRALWPNRYLLAPWVFGDAIYQVQTAEKVVALTFDDGPDPRYTEQIGQILADAGAPSTFFVMGRHVQQHPELVQTLMAQGHELGNHTWSHPSLKTKSPATIRDELESTDQLLRDLGYTQPIPFRSPYGHSWFTLPHVLKQRDQANILWTVQMNDWKPEEPDVMMALLAPKFGNGAIVLMHDGDGESEGADRSNTVTLVQMILDKYLAEGYRFVTVSELLTQGKPIRRWS, translated from the coding sequence ATGCAGCCTACAATTAACCGTCCCAAACCGATCGCACCGCCGCGATCTCGCCCCCTCCGCAAAGGGCTGCGGTTTTTGGCGATTGTGGGGGCGATCGCGCTCTCGATTTTCCTGTTTGATCGGGCTTTGTGGCCCAACCGCTACCTGCTCGCGCCCTGGGTGTTTGGCGACGCCATTTATCAGGTACAAACCGCTGAAAAAGTGGTGGCACTCACCTTTGACGATGGCCCCGACCCACGTTACACCGAGCAAATTGGGCAAATCCTCGCCGATGCGGGAGCCCCCAGCACCTTCTTTGTCATGGGGCGACATGTGCAGCAGCATCCCGAACTTGTGCAGACCTTGATGGCCCAGGGACACGAACTAGGGAACCATACCTGGAGCCATCCCAGCCTCAAAACCAAATCGCCTGCCACGATTCGCGATGAACTGGAATCGACCGATCAACTACTGCGCGACCTGGGGTATACCCAGCCGATTCCCTTCCGCTCGCCCTATGGTCACAGTTGGTTCACGCTGCCCCACGTGCTCAAGCAACGCGACCAGGCCAACATTTTGTGGACGGTGCAGATGAACGACTGGAAACCCGAAGAACCGGACGTAATGATGGCGCTGCTGGCTCCCAAGTTTGGCAACGGGGCGATCGTGCTGATGCATGACGGCGATGGCGAGTCCGAAGGGGCCGATCGCAGCAACACCGTCACCCTGGTGCAAATGATTTTGGACAAATACCTTGCCGAAGGCTATCGCTTTGTCACCGTGTCTGAACTCCTGACCCAGGGAAAACCGATTCGCCGCTGGTCCTAA
- a CDS encoding transketolase C-terminal domain-containing protein, with the protein MTKFPIDLSAYKRITLDPSVPTLTDEQRAALKFNIELCRDAIVFFTATGAARGVGGHTGGPYDTVPEVMILDAIFRGNEDKYVPTFFDEAGHRVATQYLMATLNGDLPAEQLMQYRAAGSTLPGHPELGLTPGVKFSSGRLGHMWPYVNGVALANPGKAVFCLGSDGSQQEGNDAEAARLAVANHINVKLLIDDNDVTIAGHPSSYMGGYSVKQTLAGHGLTVLEGDGEDLDTLYANICKAIATPGPVAIINKRPMSVGIEGIEGSTHGHDVIPVDAAIKYLEAKGHAEAATILKTTEKPKNTYEFLGSSDKVGANRNVFGDAVVEILGSMDETTRKDSVLVVDSDLEGSCGLAQIRKAHPEVFISGGIQERGNLSAAAGFGMEKGKQGIFATFAAFLEMCISEITMARLNYSNLLCHFSHSGIDDMADNTCHFGLNNMFADNGLDDGYDTKLYFPADANQMKAVVKAVFNDPGLRFIFSTRSKVPYLLDSSGNEIYGGDYTFTPGKDEVIREGTAGYIVTFGDSVYRALDAVERLKQDGIDVGLINKTTLNVVDEDMMAKLGKAPFVLVTEAFNRRTGLGSRFGSWLLERGYTPKFAYIGTHEEGCGGLWEQFPHQGIDPTGIMAKVKELVG; encoded by the coding sequence ATGACGAAGTTTCCCATTGACCTCAGCGCTTATAAACGCATTACCCTTGATCCCTCAGTCCCCACCCTAACGGATGAACAGCGCGCCGCGCTCAAGTTCAATATCGAACTATGCCGCGATGCGATCGTCTTTTTCACCGCTACGGGTGCTGCTCGCGGCGTGGGTGGCCACACTGGCGGGCCCTACGACACCGTCCCCGAGGTGATGATCTTGGATGCGATTTTCCGAGGCAATGAGGACAAGTACGTCCCCACCTTTTTTGACGAAGCAGGCCACCGCGTCGCCACCCAATATTTGATGGCCACCCTGAACGGCGACTTGCCAGCCGAACAACTGATGCAGTATCGCGCCGCCGGCTCCACCCTACCCGGTCACCCGGAGTTGGGCCTAACCCCCGGCGTCAAATTTAGTTCCGGTCGTCTCGGTCACATGTGGCCTTATGTCAACGGCGTGGCCCTGGCGAATCCTGGCAAAGCGGTTTTCTGCCTCGGTTCTGACGGTTCTCAACAAGAGGGCAACGACGCTGAAGCCGCGCGTCTCGCCGTAGCGAACCACATCAATGTGAAACTGCTGATTGACGACAACGATGTCACGATCGCGGGGCATCCCTCCAGTTACATGGGTGGGTACAGCGTCAAGCAAACCCTGGCAGGTCATGGCCTCACGGTGCTAGAAGGTGATGGCGAAGACCTCGACACACTTTACGCCAATATCTGCAAAGCGATCGCCACCCCCGGCCCCGTCGCGATCATCAACAAGCGGCCCATGTCCGTCGGCATTGAGGGCATCGAAGGCAGCACCCACGGTCACGATGTGATTCCGGTGGACGCCGCCATCAAGTATTTGGAAGCGAAAGGCCATGCAGAAGCCGCCACCATTCTAAAAACCACTGAGAAACCCAAGAACACCTACGAATTTCTCGGTTCCTCCGACAAGGTCGGCGCTAACCGCAACGTCTTTGGCGATGCCGTGGTCGAAATTCTGGGCAGCATGGACGAAACCACCCGCAAAGACAGCGTCCTGGTGGTGGATAGCGATCTGGAAGGTTCCTGCGGTCTCGCCCAAATTCGCAAGGCGCATCCCGAAGTCTTTATCAGCGGCGGCATCCAAGAGCGGGGCAACCTGTCCGCTGCCGCCGGTTTTGGCATGGAGAAGGGCAAACAGGGCATTTTTGCGACCTTCGCCGCTTTCTTAGAAATGTGTATTTCTGAGATCACCATGGCGCGGTTGAATTACTCCAACCTGCTGTGTCACTTCTCCCACTCCGGCATTGACGACATGGCCGACAACACCTGCCACTTCGGTCTCAACAACATGTTTGCCGACAACGGGTTAGATGACGGCTACGACACCAAGCTCTACTTCCCCGCCGATGCGAACCAGATGAAAGCAGTGGTGAAGGCGGTCTTTAACGATCCCGGTTTACGCTTCATCTTCTCCACCCGCTCTAAAGTCCCTTATCTATTGGATAGCAGTGGTAATGAGATTTATGGCGGTGACTACACCTTTACCCCTGGTAAAGATGAAGTGATTCGCGAGGGCACGGCAGGCTACATTGTCACCTTTGGGGACTCCGTCTACCGCGCGCTCGATGCGGTGGAGCGACTGAAGCAAGACGGCATCGACGTGGGTCTGATCAACAAAACGACGCTGAACGTCGTTGATGAAGACATGATGGCGAAACTCGGCAAAGCGCCGTTTGTGCTGGTAACGGAAGCCTTTAACCGTCGCACAGGCTTGGGCAGTCGCTTTGGGTCCTGGCTATTGGAGCGAGGCTATACGCCGAAGTTTGCCTACATCGGCACCCATGAAGAAGGCTGCGGCGGCCTTTGGGAACAGTTTCCCCATCAGGGCATTGACCCCACGGGCATCATGGCCAAAGTCAAAGAGCTCGTGGGCTAA
- a CDS encoding Nif11-like leader peptide family natural product precursor — MSKENALDFLKQAADNSTLSEQVKEADEKTKIVDLAKQHGFEFSEDDMKKAIPAIKEQPGFFGELAKAVLELFAPAHDDYPATGVQPFTGELGRKH; from the coding sequence ATGTCTAAAGAAAACGCCCTCGACTTCCTCAAGCAAGCTGCTGATAACTCGACGCTATCGGAACAGGTCAAAGAAGCCGATGAGAAAACAAAGATCGTTGATTTAGCCAAGCAACACGGTTTTGAATTTTCGGAGGACGACATGAAAAAAGCAATTCCCGCGATTAAAGAGCAACCGGGCTTCTTTGGTGAGCTGGCAAAAGCAGTGCTAGAACTCTTTGCCCCGGCTCATGATGACTATCCCGCAACTGGCGTTCAACCGTTTACCGGTGAGTTGGGCCGCAAGCATTAG